In Lutra lutra chromosome 5, mLutLut1.2, whole genome shotgun sequence, a single genomic region encodes these proteins:
- the SLC35A4 gene encoding probable UDP-sugar transporter protein SLC35A4, with product MADDKDSLPKLKDLAFLKNQLERLQQRVEDEVSSGVSQDGSLMSSPFLKGFLAGYVVAKLRASAVLGFAVGTCTGIYAAQAYAVPNVEKTLRDYLRSLRKGPD from the exons ATGGCGGATGACAAG GATTCTCTGCCCAAGCTTAAGGACCTGGCATTTCTAAAGAACCAGCTGGAACGCCTGCAGCAGCGTGTAGAAGACGAAGTCAGCAGTGGTGTGAGCCAG GATGGCTCGCTCATGTCCTCCCCATTCCTCAAGGGCTTCTTAGCCGGCTATGTGGTAGCCAAACTGAGGGCATCCGCAGTATTGGGCTTTGCTGTGGGTACCTGCACTGGCATCTACGCAGCTCAGGCATATGCCGTGCCCAATGTGGAGAAGACATTGAGGGACTATCTTCGGTCATTGCGAAAGGGGCCTGACTAA
- the LOC125100042 gene encoding probable UDP-sugar transporter protein SLC35A4 — translation MCSNSCCPLASYPGQPGSGLGMSVEDGGTPGLGRPRQARWTLMLLLSTAMYGAHAPLLALCHVNGRVPFRPSSAVLLTELTKLLLCAFSLLVGWQAWPQGAPPWRQAAPFALSALLYGANNNLVIYLQRYMDPSTYQVLSNLKIGSTALFYCLCLRHRLSARQGLALLLLMAAGACYAAGGLQDPGNTLPGPPSAAAAGPMPLHVTPLGLLLLILYCLISGLSSVYTELLMKRQRLPLALQNLFLYTFGVLLNLGLHAGGGPGPGLLEGFSGWAALVVLSQALNGLLMSAVMKHGSSITRLFVVSCSLVVNAVLSAALLRLQLTAAFFLATLLIGLAVRLYYGSH, via the coding sequence ATGTGTTCCAATTCCTGCTGCCCCCTTGCTAGCTACCCAGGCCAGCCAGGGTCTGGTTTGGGCATGAGCGTAGAGGACGGGGGTACACCAGGCCTGGGCCGTCCCAGGCAGGCCCGCTGGACCCTGATGCTACTCCTGTCCACTGCCATGTACGGTGCTCATGCCCCATTACTGGCACTGTGCCATGTGAATGGCAGAGTGCCCTTTCGGCCCTCCTCAGCTGTGCTGCTGACAGAGCTGACGAAGCTACTGTTGTGCGCCTTCTCCCTCTTGGTGGGCTGGCAAGCATGGCCCCAGGGGGCCCCACCATGGCGCCAGGCTGCCCCCTTTGCACTATCAGCCCTACTCTACGGCGCTAACAACAACCTGGTGATTTATCTTCAACGTTACATGGACCCCAGCACCTACCAAGTGCTGAGCAATCTCAAGATCGGAAGCACGGCCCTGTTCTACTGCCTCTGTCTCCGGCACCGCCTCTCTGCCCGCCAGGGCTTAGCACTACTGCTGCTGATGGCAGCGGGGGCCTGCTATGCAGCTGGTGgcctccaggaccctgggaacacacTTCCTGGACCGCCTTCAGCAGCTGCTGCTGGCCCCATGCCCCTGCATGTCACTCCACTGGGACTGCTGCTTCTCATCTTGTACTGCCTCATCTCAGGCCTGTCGTCCGTGTACACAGAACTGCTTATGAAGCGACAGCGGCTGCCCCTCGCCCTTCAGAACCTCTTCCTCTACACTTTCGGTGTGCTCCTGAACCTAGGTCTGCATGCAGGTGGTGGCCCCGGCCCGGGCCTCCTGGAGGGCTTCTCCGGATGGGCAGCGCTGGTGGTGCTGAGCCAGGCACTGAATGGACTGCTCATGTCAGCTGTCATGAAGCACGGCAGCAGCATCACACGCCTGTTCGTTGTGTCCTGCTCACTGGTGGTCAATGCCGTGCTCTCAGCAGCCCTATTGCGGCTGCAGCTCACGGCTGCCTTCTTCCTGGCCACGCTGCTCATTGGTCTGGCTGTGCGTCTCTATTATGGCAGTCACTAG